The DNA window CTGTCAGCTGAATTTAGGATCATCTTCAGCACAGGAAAAATCATCTCCACCTTCATTTTTTAACATCAGTAGACCTCTCTTGATCAGATGTAATTAATGTAGTCCTGCACATTTCCAATTTGCCTCATAAAAACTGTTATGTTTCACATACAGCCTGAGTAGTCATCTAACAGCTTAACAGCAACCTTAATGACTGTAATTTATGAGATAAGCATTACAGTCTCATGACACACTACATCAGCCAGGAGAAATTAATTAGCATTTTGTGAAGGGCGCAAAGGTACCTTGGTCTCCTGTGTGAAGCCACAGGAAAAGaaataactaaataactaaaataaaattttcactTCACATTCATTTGCAAAATTAATGCTTAGTTCCAACAATGAACCTTCAAAGTGAGTGCAGTTCATAGTAAGTAAGTCAGAGCGAATCAGTCCTTTGATGTGTGCAAGAGTCCAGCATGACAAGTTGATGGTGACAAAATGCTTCCGTGCGATTGACCCAGTCGACAAACCCACACAgagcaaaatattaaaatgatcttaagattaaattaaaagtcCAAAAAGCACTTGGCGAAAATATGAGACAGATGAAAGTATAACTGGGTGGAAAATAATTGGATACAATCAAATCATTAGAGCATCATCTAATAATTCTCTCCATGGGAGACGATCCATCCATTAGGTGTGATAGTTGAAAAGATAAGCATGAATCCATTTTGGCAATACACTGCGATGTGGTGTAATGTGCATCTATATTATATTTCACTTGAGTGATGACTAATCTTTGCAACCACATCAACAATTAAGCAGGAGAGAGATCAGTCTCTTACCTCTGTCGGTCGCGTTGGGAggtttctctctccttctgagTCCTCACTTTGCCTGTGTCCGTGAAATATTTACCCACTCAAAGAGGTATAATGCCAGCCGTCAACGCTTGATGCTCTTGAAAAAAGATCATCCTGAAAAAATGGCCTGGAGACATGccaaaaatatgtcaaaataggggggaaaaggagggaaaaataaGCCAATAATTCTTGcagttattaaaatattaaatagcCAATAATCGTATGGTTGTCTGGTGACAGTGGAGAGGTGCTTGTGTTGATGGATGGGAGAGGAGCTCTCAGTGAGAGCGattgagtgagagagacagagagagagagagagagagagagagagagagagagagagagagagagagagggattaAGATTGAGGAGACACCCCTCAGGGACCTTTTATCGTTGCATTGTAGCCCTTCATAGCTTAACACCCAAGCGACTTCACAACACGGCAGCAACACGATATTGCCCAAAGATAATTAATCTGTTAACAGGGATTAGCGGGGGTCTAACCCCTCACTCACTTCATACAGAGATACCAGAGGCACACTTCAACTGCCGACCCCCACCAACATCCACGCACACTCCCATCAACCTGACCAATCTCTGTCCAGACTACCACACTGAACCTTGACCAGATTACTGAGAGAAAGAGTAAAAATGCAGAACTGCCAGCCAACTGTGTGCGCTAAACAATAGTGAAAAGAGTTTTTAAATCCACTCACATGTTGGATGCAAAACAGTGACCTCCTGCCTATGACAGCACTGTTAGGCTGCGACGTGTGGAGAGCCAATGTGAGGTAGAGATGCACATAAAATTAGAGTAAGAGAAGCGAATAAGCACGCAAAGATGAatatggggaggggggagatgCAGGGAAAGGCAACATAAAACactgaagaggaaaaaaaagtggGTTCCCAGGGTGTGatgctgagagagagggagaggagggagggagagagatggagtgaaCAAtgaattggggggggggggcatgcaATGGATTTTTAGGCAAAATCAGTTTTCAGTGGAGGCTGCAGAAGAGCATCAGCACTGATTTAGTGacaaggaggcagaggagaacaTGCAACAACGTGATAGAAGTGATCAGAGTGCGCTGATGGAGATGCCCTATGGGTGATTTGGCTGAGAAATGCAAATTGGAGATATAATGGTGAAACACAGCAAGAAAGAGTAAAAGGAGTATGGTGTTTGTCTGCCATTGGAGAAAAGGGGGGCAGAGGCGAGTAAGCAAAGAGGGAGGGGGCGGCGTTAGTTTTTCTGTGTCACTGAAAGAGAGTGGGGGAAGGGAGGCAGGGAGATAATGCCAGCGAGGGAGCAAACAGTAGAGAGTCAGAGAGCATACTCACTGACTCATAAAGTCTATGTatagtgtatgtatatatatgtatatatgtgtgtatgcatgtgtgtatatatctgggaggaaaaggggaaagaagACAGGAAATTATATTATGTATGCAAGAGTTGTTCAGGGAGCGCTTACGCAGACTCCGTGTGTCTCTATGTTAGACCACAGTAACAGCAACAGTACCGCATCCAGGCCACCCATCACTGCACTGATAAAATATCACCACTCACAGGATTTAAAATAACCAGTTCAATATTTAATGTCCTCGACAATCTAGAAGTTACAGTTCACTGGAAAAGCATACAAAGTCATCGGTCTTGTGGAACACAGTCCATACAATATTCATATAAAACAGATTGTATAAATCATGGAATAATGAGCGGCAGAATACAACCACTTTGGTTAATTCATGGCTGTAAAGAAAACgtaattttttcccctcataaACAATTTATGACATATACATACGCCTTTATGGCAGGTGCATATGTCCTGTCTGTGTAGTTGTACACCTTGTTTGGCCCAACAGATAataaatagaggaaaataattaacattctttttaaggcattttttatatatatatctacagcaggtgatgtttacactgacagATGATTTATACTGTGGGTTCCATTTcgactagagctgcaactaatgttGTGATTATCAATTAAACTGTTGATTATTTCCTCAattaaaattattcattttgatCAATAAAATTTTAGGGAGAAaaaagtccaaggtgatgtcttcaaattggaGAAGCTAGAAGTACagaatttttgtcttttacttgactaatcatttcagttgtAATTCTGAAAATTGTATTAATTAGCAATTGTTACACTTGatagtgtatttttattttctatcaaATAAAGCCAACAAGAAAACTGATGAAACTTTGGATTATAACATGAAAAATAGACTTTGTGAAGTATAATTAATGTACTTCGCCCaatctgtttttagtctttatATTATTCTTTTCAGCCACGCAAAGTAAACATCTGTGCTTTTAGCAAGTTCTGGGTGTATTGTATCAGCTTGCATTATGAATTCCCTGTATTATTACCCTATGTAGACTACATTCATTTGTCATCTTGAAATTTAAGTGTAGTGGGACCACTGTATCCTTTTGCATCTTAATACAGTTTAGTATAATTGAACATAGTGTGTTTGCCATTGTGCCGCAGCCCTGCAGTTCAGTTTTACTCCCTTTAGGCCTtcctataaaaatgtatttcaccaGTTTATCTTTAAAAGTGCATCTTATCTGAATtaacttaaaaacttaaaacacagacatcagacTTGGTTGATGAGGACACGTGGCTAGTGCAAATGTCAGAGGTAGTGCACCCAGTCGCACCTCTCTAGTATCAACATATGTAtgtagtgtgtgcgtgtgaaatGGCACACTCTTCTATCATCGAAGAGTTACTGTGCACACGGTCTCATAAAAACCATCTACTTTGGAACTGCCCATGGCACAAAGGTGTAAGGTGTTTACTGGCAGACGACCAAAATTCAAACCCTTCCCCACCTTCAGGTACCCCACCCCTTCAAAAATCCTGTCTCCCTCCTTGTCCTCTACCTTGGCCAGTGTGAGGTGGTAGCGCGGGTTGTAGGAGTCCCTGTGGAGCCAGCCCGCCTTCTTGTAGGCCTCCTGCAGGCCACTGTTGAGCTGCTGGAGGTGAAGCTGAGGCTGGGGGCCCAGGAACAGCACCTTCCCATTGAAATGCTTCAGCTTCACAGGGAAGGTCAGAGCCACCGGGGGGTTACGATCAAAATGGGCAAACCGTCGCAGGATCTCCCCAGCAGCGGCTACCTCAGCTGGGCCGGGCAGCACAAGGAGGCACAGGGTGACATGAAGCATGGAGGCGGTCTGCCAGTGAGGGGCAGAAGAGGGTAGAAGGGAGGTGAtctcctcctgcagctgctggaaagaggagaggatagCGGGAGTGTTGGCTCTGAAGGTGATGAAATGAGTGGGTCGCTTCTTAGGGGGGCGACTGCCACgcgtctcctctctctgctccagaGGTGCTGATGGATTCTGACTGATGTTCAGGGCAGCGAGATAACTCTGTGTATAATAGAGCAGGGACATAACGACAATCACTGTGTTAAACATGACCGGTAATAGCAGAACAAGaatgtatttcagtgtgaaTTGTATGGTTTACCACCGTAGCATCTTCATTGTCTTCCCAGCTTTCTTTCCATTCTGCCGAAGTCTCTTCCTCACCCTCCTCTTTTACGCTTGCTCCCTCTTTTTGGGATAAGGACATTTGGTCTGTTGAAGCCTCAAGTCTAAAATCAAAACAGGTGAGTAAAATTACTCAAGAGGCAGGAGAGCAAGATTGCTTTCATACAAGTCATACAACATACAATTTCCTAAATGTACAATGTTATGTCTTAAggacacagtgaaataaaaaaaaagttctaatCTTTTGTCCTTGTGGTAATTGCTTTGTTATCTATTGTTATATACCAAATATGTGTTAAaaatctctcttttcctgtaaaatatttaaatatttttgatgactcatctTGAACACAGGGGCATATGTGTTTCTCCAGTCAAATTGGGGCGACTAGCTAATCCGCCCATCATTTCAAACCACACTCGACCGTTAGCTCGGGGGCTTGTAGTAGCTAGCAGAGCAGAGTGTGGTGGAGagttaatttattcatttctacCTCATCCAGTCCTCATCAGCTCCATATTGCGATGCCATATTCGCTAAGCCAAGCACACTTTAATAcaatccaatcaaatgtgaaagATCTGATTTAAATCATTCTCTTCTCAATAATATTAtgttttagagctgcaacgaatgtttattttcattatcgttTAATCTActatttcatttataaaatgtcagaaaattttgaaaaatgcctgttagAATTCCCCACAGCCtgaggtgatgtcttcaaatgtcttgttttgtctgaacaacagtccaaaactcacagatattcagtttactatcatctAAGAAATGcatcaaatcttcacatttgaaaagctggaaccagcaaaagcttgacatttttgcttaaaaaagaACTAAACTATTATtggattatcaaaacagttgctaATCGACTAATGGTTGCAGCTCTATTCTGTTTCACTCAGAAATGCGTCCCATTGCAAAAGCTGAAGATGCTCTAacttctgtttcactgtgactttaaagCTGTATTGAACAAACATGAGTATAAAACATGTAGACACTAAAAATGCTATTTTGTTGTGTACATGAGTTGCCATCTGTTCTCAGTTAAATTTAAAGGATGAACTTGAACACCAGACCTAATTGCAGCCTCCTCCTTAACACGTGCCCCTCGTGATTCCCATTGTTCCTGAGAAGTGTTTACTCTACACTTCGGAGCTGGTTGTGCTGAGTCACAGGTGTGAATATTCATCTCACTTGGCTTCTCTTCCTCCAGATGTGTGTTCTCGGTATGAGTACACTCCTCTGTTTCACTCTCTTCCTCCCGGACAGCAGGTGGCTGctcctctgttgtttttaagaGGTCTTGTTGTTGCTCTTGGTCATCTGTGTTTATTTCTTGTGAAAGAAATGGTTATATTTGGTCAGGGTAAATTCTGTAGAGTGTACTggcttttgtacattttgtgtatGTAAGTTTGTAGGTGGGGTAGCAATAAAGGGTCCTCTCTTACCCTTTACTTCCTCTTCCCTTCCAAAGGGGGGAGCCAGAGATTGACCGGTGGAGCCAAACACCCTGTCAGTCCTGCTGTGGCGGTCCCAGACGCGGTGCCTTCTGTAGGTGAAGTACTGGATCCTGTGTCTGGGCAGGGCCAGCTCAGCAGAGTAATCACAGTCGCAGGGGTTGGTGTCCCAGTTGAAATCATTGAAGGGACGCTCCAGCACTCCAAGGAAGCGATCCACATACCCAACTACAAATTCTGACGCATCCACCGACGGGTCCCACAGGATCCGAGAGATAACGTCATCTGCTGTGCGCATGCGAGGCTTTTTGTTCACCTCTGTGggagaataaaatagaaaaaattgTTAAAACAGATTAATGTTGGGAAAAAGtgagtcaataaaaaaaaaagtttaattggCCTCTTAAGAGTATGTTGTCATTATCAGATGACATGGGAATCTAGCCAGATATGGACCTTTTGCCTCATTGTATTTTGGATTTGTTGCTTTGTTCActttcttcttgtgtttttccatcttttctCGATCCTGTTTGTCATCCTGATCAGGAGACACAGCCCCTGAATCATCTGTGGATGGGTCACTAAGAAAAAAGAGCAATAACAGTGggagaaatgtcaaaatatgcatgtgaaacatgacaaatgggggaaaaaaagtcatgtAGCATATCTGAACTTTGTGCAGCACCCATATTTAGTCATGGTTAAGTGTCAGTCTCTGTCTGGTGAGCAATATGAGCAGTAATTAACAACactagaaataaaaatacacataacaTACTTCTCAATTTCCAAAAAGACTATTTCTCTATAACCAGATAGCGCTTAGCAATAAGGAATTAACATTCAGGCAGCCATCAATTTAATGCTAGTAGTTGTGCTACAAAATTTTCAACCTCTTTAGTGTTGTTGTTAAATTAagcagaggtaaaaaaaaaaaaaaagacacttctGAAGAATCCTCTGTAACAACGTGGAGCTTAGCAATATGTAGtaaaaggataggttcacatttttttgagTCTGTCTTAGAACAATACTCACATGGCCATATATATAATGAAAGAATTATTGGTGGCTGAAATTATTACATAAGTAATTTTCACACAgaatgaggatgaggaggagtggaggagtttggattttgtcccccatcactatTCACATAGTGAAATTGCTTTAAGAAGGGATCTCTTGGCccccagtatggacaggagcaacaattacagcaaccaataatACTTGCGGAGTACACAGGGGGCATGCGAGTATTGTTTTAACATGGgctaaaaaaatgtgaacctatcctttaacatTCAGGCAGCCATCTATTTAATGCTACCCTTTGTGCTACAGTAATTTGCAAATCCATTTAGTGTTGCAGttactaaaaataaattatgtacaTGCCAACTAGGAAATTAAAAGTCATCCTTTATCCTGCTGGTAAGTTTGTTGAACAAGATAAGGCGAGCAGACCTGTGAGGCAAACGACATCTGTGGCCGAAACGGCACTTTCCCATCAGGAAAAACTGGCACACATTGACTCCATCCTCACCCCGTTCTGCTGACTCTGTCAATGATAGAGCAACAGAGTAAAAGAAAGAGTTAAAGTAAGCAGGACAGACATGTAATAAAACTGTAATGAAAGCCTGTACTGAAAGTGAGCAGCCTCACAAAAAGGGCTCTGcctttaaattaaactgaagaAACACAGCAATGGCTGTTTAGGTCACTCAACAGGTTGCCTGCCCCATAATTCTGCTCCGATATATTGAGGGTCTCTTTCAGGTAAAAGAGTTCATGAAgtaaaacatccaaaaacatGATCACCCAATTACTCAACAGCCTGACCCTGTCCAGACTGAAGTGAGGGCCCCACCAGACCTCTGAGAGAGACGATACAGGTATAAAGGAGAGTACACCCTGCTCGTTTATAGCAGTTTTCACTAACGCTGAAAATACCGACAACAGTATGGCAGGATGTTCTCAGAGTAGAGTGTTCACTGTTTACTTAAGCCAGCAAGatggataaatgaaaatatcaataaacagtaTTATCTGAGATTCATACTTGGAGCAGGACATGAGATgatctgtttctgctgtttgctTCTGCATGTGTTTCCAGTACATAATAGAGTTGTGTCTCCTATATGAGCCTCCATGTCAGTGAGATATGTTTATGTGTGCCAGATCACAGATAGATGGTAAATACACAGACGTCAGGAAATATGTTCCCTAATCCCCTGCCCCTCAGCGTGTTGGACAACAAATCATATTTTACTACATTCATTTTGATCCTTATCTTAAGCAGGTCTAATACTacgattaataattaaaattaaaataaataagtgattAATCCCCAAGAGGAAACTGGCAGTggaaaaaaagatgtgtatacatgtatattatATTTCCTCTCCAATACACTTCCAAAGAGAATTCATGTAACAGGTGGCAATGACATGCCCCAGAAGACTCAAATGTCAGCCAAATAGTTAGGATGTGGTTGCCTGTAAACACATACCACACACCCTGCATCCCTATTTCCAGATAGGAGGACTGGATGTGACTCACAGCCCAAATCCTTTATTTATTATCTTAATATCTGAGATAACTGCTTCCAGAAATAAGATCTCAGTACAATTGACTGGAAGTAATTgggtaaaataatatttatgaaGCCCTTTATTCCTCGAAATGTTTAGATTTGAGCTCAGTGAAACAAGTGGGAGTAGATCAGACATACTGGATTTGGAGGTCAGATACAATACTCTTGACTCACTTCCTGACTCCTGACACTTTTCCAGAAGAGCAGGAAGgcattaaatgaaaatgctgaCTGCTATTTCAGTGGTCCACTCCCTCATTCAGCTCCTCCTTTCATGGTAAGGGGTTCCAACCACATGGTAACATAACTAAGACCTTACCAGAACTCAAATTGCTCACAGTAACACAGAAATGCATCGCAGACTAAGGAATTTACAGAACTGACTACTTAGAAAGGATTCAGACTGATTTCAGTAATATGAGTTACTGGCAGGTCTATACTGTATAGAACAGTCTCTTCAATATGTGACACATTATATGGACTTACCTATAGTTATATAATGTCTCACGTGGAGTTAGTAGCCTCTGGAGACCAATTgtacaaacaggaaacagttaCTGTGTAACAGTATGTGTAAAACTAAATAGGGTGATTTACCTGCTGTGGCTTTTAGGGTGTCTTTACCACTGTTAATGTCAGCGGGGACCCCTGCCTCTGGACGGGGTGTGTCTGTCAAGTGGGTCCCATCATCACTCTGGTTCTCTGGTCCTCCTAATCCGTCTGATGCCATGGCCAAATCTATCCTTTAAAAGgcaattttacttttaaaaaaagtctgcTGTGTCACTGTGGTGTTTGCTGCTACacttttagctttgtttgacCTGACAGAATAACAAAGGAAAACCGGGCACTCCTAAAACTGGAAAATTGAGCTCTCAACACTAACTTAGCTAATGCGGAAGTGGTAGGTTAACGTTGAATAATATTAACGTTACGACTTTTTCGAAATTCAACAACTCCTAGAAACAAATAATCGTCATATTTAGATAATACATTAAGTATTTGACATACTAACAGTAGGAGCAAACGATTCTGATTATTTTTCGCCCTTTGACCATGAGTTTGTTAGCTCAGAGGGaatcatgggtaatgtagtttttatttgtcttccGTCGAAAAATGCCTTGTGGAAACATTACATTAAGCCCGATATTAGCAAATACATCTGCTGTTTGCTGAATTTCTCATCGCTTAATAAATACTTGAGACATTTTCGACTCAACGGTTAAAACTGAGGAAAAAGTAGCGCAGCTAAATGCCATGCGTCATTTGAGCTCGAGCGTGTGACTCTGCGTCACATGACATGCTCTGTATTGCCAGCTAGGAGCTGCACAGAAGGAAAACAGAACCAGAAAGGTGTAGAAAAACTAAATCTGAGGCACTGAGAATCATGGATTTTGGAAAAACGGCCTCAATGAAGAATTGagtttgttttatatcactatTTTAATATGCTGCTTTTTATATAACGGCTTTTTGGACGTCGCGATCAATGAATGTCCTTTTCTGAAGTAGCATTGAGCACCAGTCAGTTGTTGAACTTTGCTCTGTGCTGAAGGTAAGACTATCTGATATTATCAGTTGTAATGACCATATCTTAACCCTAGTGTAACCTAGTAATGTCAGTGATTGACCAGAAACAGATGTTGTTATGAACTGCTTGTTAATGCTCACATCAAACTCAAACATAAGCacaataaacatttgaaaacacttgttttctctcttacaGATGAATGCTCTGGTTGCTCTGTGTCACTTCTGTGAGCT is part of the Siniperca chuatsi isolate FFG_IHB_CAS linkage group LG9, ASM2008510v1, whole genome shotgun sequence genome and encodes:
- the leng9 gene encoding leukocyte receptor cluster member 9 isoform X2; the protein is MASDGLGGPENQSDDGTHLTDTPRPEAGVPADINSGKDTLKATAESAERGEDGVNVCQFFLMGKCRFGHRCRLPHSDPSTDDSGAVSPDQDDKQDREKMEKHKKKVNKATNPKYNEAKEVNKKPRMRTADDVISRILWDPSVDASEFVVGYVDRFLGVLERPFNDFNWDTNPCDCDYSAELALPRHRIQYFTYRRHRVWDRHSRTDRVFGSTGQSLAPPFGREEEVKEINTDDQEQQQDLLKTTEEQPPAVREEESETEECTHTENTHLEEEKPSEMNIHTCDSAQPAPKCRVNTSQEQWESRGARVKEEAAIRLEASTDQMSLSQKEGASVKEEGEEETSAEWKESWEDNEDATSYLAALNISQNPSAPLEQREETRGSRPPKKRPTHFITFRANTPAILSSFQQLQEEITSLLPSSAPHWQTASMLHVTLCLLVLPGPAEVAAAGEILRRFAHFDRNPPVALTFPVKLKHFNGKVLFLGPQPQLHLQQLNSGLQEAYKKAGWLHRDSYNPRYHLTLAKVEDKEGDRIFEGVGYLKVGKGLNFGRLPVNTLHLCAMGSSKVDGFYETVCTVTLR
- the leng9 gene encoding leukocyte receptor cluster member 9 isoform X1, which produces MASDGLGGPENQSDDGTHLTDTPRPEAGVPADINSGKDTLKATAESAERGEDGVNVCQFFLMGKCRFGHRCRLPHSDPSTDDSGAVSPDQDDKQDREKMEKHKKKVNKATNPKYNEAKEVNKKPRMRTADDVISRILWDPSVDASEFVVGYVDRFLGVLERPFNDFNWDTNPCDCDYSAELALPRHRIQYFTYRRHRVWDRHSRTDRVFGSTGQSLAPPFGREEEVKEINTDDQEQQQDLLKTTEEQPPAVREEESETEECTHTENTHLEEEKPSEMNIHTCDSAQPAPKCRVNTSQEQWESRGARVKEEAAIRLEASTDQMSLSQKEGASVKEEGEEETSAEWKESWEDNEDATVSYLAALNISQNPSAPLEQREETRGSRPPKKRPTHFITFRANTPAILSSFQQLQEEITSLLPSSAPHWQTASMLHVTLCLLVLPGPAEVAAAGEILRRFAHFDRNPPVALTFPVKLKHFNGKVLFLGPQPQLHLQQLNSGLQEAYKKAGWLHRDSYNPRYHLTLAKVEDKEGDRIFEGVGYLKVGKGLNFGRLPVNTLHLCAMGSSKVDGFYETVCTVTLR